In Sphingobium sp. B2D3C, a genomic segment contains:
- a CDS encoding cysteine synthase A, whose amino-acid sequence MTVHPNTISLIGNTPLVRLAGPSEASGAEIYGKCEFMNPGASVKDRAALFIVEDAEEKGLLQPGGTIVEGTAGNTGIGLALVANAKGYRTIIVMPETQSREKMDTLRALGAELVLVPAAPYANPGHFVHTSRRLAEETPNAIWANQFDNIANRKAHIVGTSEEIWAQMEGRIDGFTCAAGTGGTLAGVGLGLKQKSEAITIALTDPYGAALYNYYAHGELKAEGSSVAEGIGQGRITANLEGAPIDTQFRMSDEEGMMWVEKLMGEGLCVGLSTGINVAGAVALGRKLGPGSRIVTILCDTGLRYLSTLYNRDWLVSKGLTPFPWLAD is encoded by the coding sequence ATGACCGTCCATCCCAATACGATCTCCCTCATCGGTAATACGCCGCTCGTCCGGCTGGCCGGGCCGTCCGAGGCCAGCGGCGCCGAAATCTACGGCAAATGCGAGTTCATGAACCCCGGCGCCTCGGTCAAGGACCGCGCCGCCCTGTTCATCGTGGAAGATGCCGAGGAAAAGGGCCTGCTGCAGCCCGGCGGCACCATCGTCGAAGGGACGGCCGGCAATACCGGCATCGGGCTGGCGCTGGTCGCCAATGCCAAGGGCTATCGCACGATCATCGTCATGCCCGAGACGCAGAGCCGCGAGAAGATGGACACGTTGCGCGCGCTCGGCGCCGAGCTGGTGCTCGTCCCCGCCGCGCCTTATGCCAATCCCGGTCACTTCGTGCACACCTCGCGCCGTCTCGCCGAGGAAACGCCGAACGCGATCTGGGCCAATCAGTTCGACAATATCGCCAATCGCAAGGCCCATATCGTCGGCACGTCCGAGGAAATCTGGGCGCAGATGGAAGGGCGGATCGATGGCTTCACCTGCGCGGCCGGAACGGGCGGCACGCTTGCGGGCGTCGGCCTCGGCCTCAAGCAGAAGAGCGAGGCGATCACCATTGCGCTGACCGACCCTTATGGCGCGGCGCTGTATAATTACTACGCCCATGGCGAGTTGAAGGCGGAAGGCTCCTCGGTCGCTGAGGGGATCGGGCAGGGGCGCATCACCGCCAATCTCGAAGGTGCGCCGATCGACACGCAGTTCCGCATGTCTGACGAAGAAGGCATGATGTGGGTCGAGAAGCTGATGGGCGAGGGGCTGTGCGTTGGCCTTTCCACCGGCATCAATGTCGCAGGTGCCGTTGCACTGGGCCGCAAGCTCGGCCCGGGCAGCCGGATCGTCACCATCCTGTGCGACACGGGCCTGCGCTATCTTTCCACGCTTTACAATCGGGACTGGCTGGTTTCCAAGGGATTGACGCCTTTCCCATGGTTGGCGGACTAG
- the argS gene encoding arginine--tRNA ligase: MNIFARIAAALDGLLDDMVQAGELPAGLNRAAVTVEPPRDPSHGDMATNAAMVLAKPAGTNPRALAELIAGRLRTLADVDGVEIAGPGFINLRLVRTAWEDELAAIHAAGADYGRSTMGKGVRVNIEYVSANPTGPMHMGHCRGAVVGDALAALLEYAGHSVIREYYINDAGAQVQTLGRSVHLRYREALGETIAIPEGFYPGEYLIPIGQALAAEFGDRYVGAPEADWLDLFRERAVAAMMDMIRADLALLGIHHDVFASEAAVQQAGRVDAALARLEAEGLIYQGVLEPPKGELPDDWEPTEMTLFRATQFGDDSDRPVRKSDGGLTYFGTDLAYHAQKAENADQLIDIWGADHAGTVKRIKAAVAALTGGKVQFDVKLVQMVRLMRNGELVRMGKRLGNFVTLADVVEEVGKDVVRFTMLTRKADAQMDFDFAKVVEASKDNPVFYVQYAHARISSLARRVQESFPDGLPAADSALFGPEELDLVKQLATFPRVVEAAANAREPHRIAFYLYDLAASFHGWWNLGNDQPERRVIVAGDAGLTAARLHLSAGIGQVIKNGLALMGVSALEEMN; encoded by the coding sequence ATGAATATCTTCGCTCGTATTGCCGCCGCGCTGGACGGCCTTCTGGACGACATGGTGCAGGCTGGCGAATTGCCCGCCGGCCTCAATCGCGCCGCCGTGACCGTCGAGCCGCCGCGCGACCCGTCGCATGGCGACATGGCGACCAATGCCGCGATGGTGCTGGCCAAGCCCGCCGGCACCAATCCCCGCGCCCTTGCCGAGCTGATCGCCGGCCGGCTGCGGACGCTCGCGGATGTCGACGGCGTGGAGATCGCCGGCCCCGGCTTCATCAACCTGCGTCTTGTCCGCACTGCCTGGGAAGACGAGCTGGCCGCCATCCACGCAGCCGGCGCCGACTATGGCCGCTCGACGATGGGCAAGGGCGTGCGCGTCAACATCGAATATGTCTCGGCCAATCCGACCGGGCCGATGCACATGGGCCATTGCCGGGGAGCGGTCGTCGGCGATGCGCTGGCGGCGCTGCTCGAATATGCCGGGCACAGCGTCATCCGCGAATATTATATCAACGATGCCGGCGCGCAGGTGCAGACGCTCGGTCGCTCGGTGCATCTGCGCTATCGTGAGGCGCTGGGCGAGACCATCGCGATCCCCGAGGGCTTCTATCCGGGCGAATATCTGATCCCCATCGGTCAGGCGCTGGCGGCTGAGTTCGGTGACCGTTACGTCGGAGCACCGGAAGCGGACTGGCTCGACCTGTTCCGCGAGCGCGCCGTCGCCGCGATGATGGACATGATCCGCGCCGATCTGGCGCTGCTCGGCATTCACCATGATGTCTTCGCTTCCGAGGCCGCCGTGCAGCAGGCCGGCCGCGTCGATGCCGCGCTGGCCCGGCTGGAGGCGGAGGGCCTCATCTATCAGGGCGTACTGGAGCCGCCGAAGGGTGAACTGCCGGACGACTGGGAGCCGACCGAAATGACGCTTTTCCGGGCGACGCAGTTCGGTGACGATAGCGACCGGCCGGTGCGCAAGTCCGATGGCGGTCTGACCTATTTCGGCACCGATCTCGCATATCATGCCCAGAAGGCCGAGAATGCCGACCAGCTGATCGACATCTGGGGCGCCGACCATGCCGGCACCGTCAAGCGCATCAAGGCCGCCGTGGCTGCGCTGACCGGCGGCAAGGTCCAGTTCGACGTCAAGCTGGTGCAGATGGTGCGCCTGATGCGCAATGGCGAGCTGGTCCGCATGGGCAAGCGGCTCGGCAATTTCGTCACGCTGGCCGACGTCGTCGAGGAAGTCGGCAAGGACGTGGTGCGCTTCACCATGCTGACGCGCAAGGCCGATGCGCAGATGGACTTCGACTTCGCCAAGGTGGTGGAAGCCAGCAAGGACAATCCGGTCTTCTACGTGCAATATGCCCATGCGCGGATTTCCTCGCTGGCGCGCCGGGTGCAGGAGAGCTTCCCGGACGGTCTGCCGGCGGCGGACAGCGCGCTGTTCGGCCCGGAGGAGCTGGATCTGGTCAAACAGCTGGCCACTTTCCCCCGCGTGGTGGAGGCTGCCGCCAATGCGCGTGAGCCGCATCGCATCGCCTTCTATCTCTACGATCTTGCCGCCAGCTTCCATGGGTGGTGGAACCTCGGCAACGATCAGCCCGAGCGGCGCGTGATCGTCGCGGGCGATGCGGGCCTCACTGCGGCGCGACTGCACTTGAGCGCCGGAATCGGTCAGGTTATCAAGAACGGCCTGGCCCTGATGGGCGTCAGCGCGCTTGAGGAGATGAACTGA
- a CDS encoding SPOR domain-containing protein yields MSAGEPNNGLNLDDEDRLPWLEPAGIEEETERVSPFRIVGLAVLGLVLLGVIVAGGYLFSNRDRSGSDGSAPLIAAENKDYKVPANASDARTFDGEGDEAFAASEGREASGRIDASRVPEAPRDDLKQTGPTAPALAVPAERPAAKPTVIAPVKTAATPKPAAPAPAKVEDVDTLTGPRVQLGAFASRAIAEEVWKKQSGRFDYLSALKHSVEPVETGGRTLYRLRASVASPADATATCGRLRVAGENCIVVR; encoded by the coding sequence ATGTCAGCCGGGGAGCCGAACAACGGTCTCAATCTTGATGACGAGGACCGGCTGCCCTGGCTGGAGCCCGCAGGAATCGAGGAAGAGACCGAAAGAGTGTCCCCGTTCCGCATTGTCGGTCTGGCGGTGCTGGGCCTCGTTCTGCTCGGTGTGATTGTCGCCGGCGGCTATCTGTTCAGCAATCGCGATCGCAGCGGCAGCGATGGCTCGGCGCCGCTGATTGCTGCAGAGAACAAGGATTACAAGGTTCCGGCCAACGCGTCGGACGCGCGCACCTTCGATGGGGAAGGGGACGAAGCCTTTGCAGCCAGCGAGGGCCGGGAGGCTTCGGGCCGCATCGATGCGAGCCGCGTGCCGGAAGCACCGCGTGACGATTTGAAGCAGACCGGCCCGACCGCGCCGGCTCTCGCCGTTCCCGCAGAACGTCCGGCGGCAAAACCCACCGTCATCGCGCCGGTCAAGACGGCCGCCACGCCCAAGCCGGCGGCGCCGGCTCCGGCGAAGGTCGAGGATGTCGATACCTTGACCGGGCCGCGCGTGCAGCTCGGCGCCTTTGCATCGCGCGCCATCGCCGAGGAGGTCTGGAAGAAGCAGTCCGGCCGATTCGATTATCTCTCGGCCCTCAAGCACAGCGTCGAGCCGGTCGAGACGGGCGGACGCACCCTGTATCGCCTGCGCGCCAGCGTCGCCTCCCCGGCGGATGCCACCGCCACCTGCGGGCGGCTTCGGGTGGCGGGCGAAAATTGCATCGTCGTCCGGTGA
- the tatC gene encoding twin-arginine translocase subunit TatC yields MKDIDDTKAPLLDHLIELRKRLLRCVAALFISGAVCYYFAGDILGFLVEPLKQGFGNTVGKLVYTKLYEAFFVELKVAMFGAFFISFPITANQLWAFIAPGLYAKEKRALLPFLLATPILFVGGAAFAYYLVMPTAFHFFLRFQGDAGGMQLEALPSVDSYLSLVMQFILAFGISFLLPVLVMLLNRAGIVSRAQLVGARRYFIVGAVAVAAVLTPPDVVSQLMLAIPLIILYEMTLIFIWFTDRRAAREQGEDEQALVRSE; encoded by the coding sequence ATGAAGGACATTGACGATACCAAGGCGCCGCTGCTCGATCATCTCATCGAGCTGAGAAAGCGCCTGTTGCGCTGCGTCGCCGCGCTCTTCATTTCCGGCGCGGTCTGCTATTATTTCGCGGGCGACATTCTCGGTTTTCTCGTCGAGCCGCTCAAGCAGGGCTTTGGCAACACGGTCGGAAAGCTCGTCTATACCAAGCTCTATGAGGCGTTCTTCGTGGAGCTGAAGGTCGCCATGTTCGGCGCCTTCTTCATCTCCTTCCCGATCACTGCCAACCAACTCTGGGCGTTCATCGCGCCGGGCCTCTATGCCAAGGAAAAGCGGGCGCTGCTGCCTTTTCTGCTGGCAACGCCCATCCTGTTCGTCGGCGGCGCGGCCTTCGCTTATTATCTGGTGATGCCGACCGCATTTCACTTCTTCCTGCGCTTTCAGGGCGATGCGGGGGGGATGCAGCTGGAAGCGCTGCCCAGCGTGGACAGCTATCTCAGCCTCGTCATGCAATTCATCCTGGCCTTCGGAATCAGCTTCCTGCTGCCGGTCCTGGTGATGCTGCTCAATCGGGCCGGCATCGTCTCGCGCGCGCAATTGGTGGGTGCGCGGCGCTATTTCATCGTCGGTGCGGTGGCGGTGGCGGCGGTTCTCACGCCGCCCGATGTGGTCTCTCAGCTCATGCTCGCGATTCCGCTCATCATCCTCTACGAAATGACCCTGATCTTCATCTGGTTCACGGATCGGCGCGCGGCCCGCGAACAGGGCGAGGACGAGCAGGCGCTCGTCCGGTCCGAATAA
- the scpB gene encoding SMC-Scp complex subunit ScpB, producing the protein MSVPASHAASEMERLVEAVLFAAEAPLTVAEIQRHSGLDGDIRGCLSALAAHYAGRGIELVERGGRWHFQTAADLSHILRREREEPRKLSRAAVETLAIIAYHEPVSRAEIEAIRGVQVGKGTLDVLMEAGWVRPAGRREVPGRPLTYATTPDFLSHFGLSSRRDLPGIDDLRAAGLLDPVDLAMESLDLQGSLENDPQDEEDED; encoded by the coding sequence ATGAGCGTGCCGGCGTCCCATGCTGCCAGCGAGATGGAGCGTCTCGTGGAAGCCGTGCTGTTCGCGGCCGAGGCGCCGCTGACGGTCGCCGAGATCCAGCGGCATAGCGGGCTGGACGGCGATATCCGGGGCTGCCTGTCGGCTTTGGCCGCGCATTATGCCGGTCGCGGGATTGAACTGGTCGAGCGGGGCGGGCGCTGGCATTTCCAGACGGCAGCCGATCTCAGTCATATCCTGCGCCGCGAGCGGGAGGAGCCGCGCAAGCTCAGCCGGGCCGCGGTCGAGACGCTGGCGATCATCGCTTATCACGAACCGGTCAGCCGCGCGGAGATCGAGGCGATTCGCGGCGTGCAGGTCGGCAAGGGGACGCTGGACGTGCTGATGGAGGCGGGCTGGGTGCGCCCGGCGGGGCGGCGAGAGGTGCCGGGACGGCCGCTCACTTATGCGACGACCCCTGATTTTCTCAGCCACTTCGGCCTCTCCAGTCGGCGCGATCTGCCCGGGATCGACGATCTGCGCGCTGCCGGCCTGCTCGATCCGGTCGATCTGGCGATGGAATCACTGGATTTGCAGGGGAGTCTTGAAAATGACCCACAAGATGAAGAAGATGAGGACTGA
- the nagZ gene encoding beta-N-acetylhexosaminidase, translating to MKPVIFGLAGERVSADERALIRACDPAGYILFGRNIADRAQLRALTDELRDIAGRDDLYIMIDQEGGRVARMRPPHWPDCPPAARFDALYDLAPSSAMEAARCNARLLGTMLSEVGITANAAPVLDLRYPGASDIVGDRSFGAEPMRVAALGRATLEGLRDGGVAGIVKHMPGHGRALVDSHLALPTVSASADEMERDLAPFRALRHAPAGMTAHIVYTAWDADRPASLSPYVIREIVRGAIGFDGLLMSDDLDMKALNGPADELAEAVVAAGCDLALNCWGRMDEMTAIAARLPDISDAARERLDRAMASIAAGADPAWPGEKAMATRDALLALAPA from the coding sequence ATGAAGCCGGTCATCTTCGGCCTTGCCGGCGAGCGTGTCAGCGCGGACGAGCGGGCGCTGATCCGTGCCTGCGACCCGGCAGGCTACATCCTATTCGGCCGCAACATCGCGGACCGCGCCCAGTTGCGCGCGCTGACCGATGAGCTGCGCGACATTGCCGGGCGGGACGATCTGTACATCATGATCGATCAGGAAGGCGGCCGCGTCGCGCGCATGCGCCCGCCGCACTGGCCGGACTGTCCCCCCGCCGCGCGCTTCGATGCCCTTTATGATCTCGCGCCCTCCAGCGCCATGGAAGCCGCGCGCTGCAACGCCCGGCTGCTCGGCACGATGCTCTCCGAAGTCGGGATCACCGCCAATGCCGCGCCTGTGCTCGATCTGCGCTATCCCGGCGCGAGCGACATTGTTGGCGATCGGTCCTTCGGCGCTGAGCCGATGCGGGTCGCGGCGCTGGGCCGGGCGACGCTGGAGGGGCTGAGGGACGGCGGTGTCGCGGGCATCGTCAAGCATATGCCGGGGCATGGTCGCGCGCTGGTCGACAGCCATCTCGCTTTGCCCACGGTCTCGGCCAGCGCCGATGAGATGGAGCGCGACCTCGCGCCATTCCGTGCACTGCGTCACGCCCCGGCGGGCATGACCGCGCATATCGTCTACACCGCCTGGGATGCGGATCGACCGGCCAGCCTGTCGCCTTATGTGATTCGAGAGATTGTTCGCGGCGCCATTGGCTTTGATGGCCTGCTGATGTCCGACGATCTCGACATGAAGGCGCTGAACGGCCCGGCGGATGAACTGGCCGAAGCGGTGGTCGCTGCCGGTTGCGATCTGGCGCTCAATTGCTGGGGGCGGATGGACGAGATGACGGCCATCGCCGCGCGCTTGCCGGACATATCCGACGCGGCGCGTGAGCGGCTGGACCGGGCGATGGCGAGCATCGCCGCCGGCGCCGATCCGGCCTGGCCGGGCGAGAAGGCGATGGCGACGCGCGACGCGCTCTTGGCCCTTGCGCCGGCATGA
- the ispH gene encoding 4-hydroxy-3-methylbut-2-enyl diphosphate reductase: protein MPASRQRPALTVLVAAPRGFCAGVDRAIMIVERALEKFGAPVYVRHEIVHNRFVVDGLRAKGAIFVDELDQVPDGRPVVFSAHGVPKVVPANAEARGLDYLDATCPLVSKVHRQAERQVEAGRHILFIGHANHPEVIGTFGQVPDGAMTLIETQADAEAFQPAPGVSLAFLTQTTLSVDDTAEIVATLERRFPDIAAPKGEDICYATSNRQAATKEIARRAQAVMVIGAPNSSNSMRLVEVADRSGARARLIETADEIDFDWLAGVETLGVTAGASAPEVLVRSVIDKLATRFDVTEEEVLTTTESITFKLPRGLEAA, encoded by the coding sequence ATGCCTGCCTCTCGCCAGCGCCCCGCCCTCACCGTTCTGGTCGCCGCACCGCGCGGCTTCTGCGCCGGTGTCGACCGCGCGATCATGATCGTGGAGCGGGCGCTCGAGAAGTTCGGCGCGCCAGTCTATGTCCGGCACGAGATCGTCCACAACCGCTTCGTCGTCGATGGGCTGCGCGCCAAGGGCGCCATCTTCGTGGACGAGCTGGATCAGGTGCCCGATGGGCGGCCAGTCGTCTTTTCCGCCCATGGCGTGCCCAAGGTCGTGCCCGCCAATGCCGAGGCGCGCGGTCTCGATTATCTCGATGCGACCTGCCCGCTGGTCTCCAAGGTCCATCGACAGGCCGAGCGGCAGGTGGAGGCCGGGCGCCACATCCTGTTCATCGGCCATGCCAACCATCCCGAGGTGATCGGCACGTTCGGCCAGGTGCCGGACGGCGCGATGACGCTGATCGAGACGCAGGCGGATGCCGAGGCCTTCCAGCCCGCCCCCGGCGTGTCGCTGGCCTTCCTCACCCAGACCACCCTGTCCGTCGACGATACCGCGGAGATCGTCGCGACGCTGGAGCGGCGCTTTCCGGACATTGCCGCGCCGAAGGGCGAGGACATCTGCTATGCGACCTCCAACCGCCAGGCCGCAACGAAGGAAATCGCCCGTCGTGCGCAGGCTGTGATGGTGATCGGGGCGCCGAACAGCTCCAACTCCATGCGGTTGGTCGAGGTCGCCGACCGCAGCGGCGCGCGCGCCCGCCTGATCGAAACCGCCGACGAAATCGACTTCGACTGGCTGGCCGGCGTCGAGACGCTGGGCGTGACCGCCGGGGCCAGCGCGCCCGAAGTGCTGGTGCGCAGCGTGATCGACAAGCTCGCCACCCGCTTCGACGTGACCGAGGAGGAAGTGCTCACCACCACCGAATCGATCACCTTCAAGCTGCCGCGCGGCCTGGAAGCGGCCTGA
- a CDS encoding GldG family protein, translated as MPRTALLLAATLAPAILSLLLGLTSSSLRTGRLDPLDWLWPGTAGIIVGAILLTRAVRSGQGDRAEAAPARLRWPTVAALWAVVLLPPLCLIGLASVRLPWAGMIALAAGLALVGSLWALVAGRSRRVRLGSALALCAGAVLVANWAVPAMRNASPSTTAGDRPSVALFSALPLHDVAMGAVHGLPATQSIGLRSPLLRALDLHVALHPLDALSDQSLAGYEAVLLAQPRAMAPEELVALDRWVRAGGRAVVLADPLLLWPDPRPLVHPGRPPLTSLLDPLLAHWGVRLEAAEFTAQSHGDGHGGEASDRRSLASGALLQVAGASRFVVREPTAGCTPAEQGFIATCRLGRGQALLVADADWIDDRLWTLASQDGADRALRTSDAPDVLAAWLRNEPLSIGTFTSWVKDEAALVRGLRFALAAALVLSLLLALVVRNPRYSQPMFRTNTGHNENIRKTEGISP; from the coding sequence ATGCCCCGCACTGCCTTGCTGCTGGCGGCGACGCTTGCCCCTGCCATCCTGTCGCTTCTGCTCGGGCTGACCAGCTCCAGCCTGCGGACCGGGCGGCTCGATCCGCTCGATTGGCTGTGGCCGGGCACGGCGGGGATCATTGTGGGCGCCATCCTGCTGACCCGCGCGGTCCGCTCCGGGCAGGGGGACCGCGCCGAGGCTGCTCCTGCGAGGTTGCGCTGGCCGACGGTTGCGGCTTTGTGGGCGGTCGTCCTGCTGCCGCCGCTGTGCCTGATCGGGTTGGCGTCCGTCCGTCTGCCCTGGGCCGGCATGATCGCGCTCGCGGCGGGATTGGCCCTCGTCGGCAGTCTGTGGGCCTTGGTCGCAGGACGTTCCCGCCGGGTAAGGCTGGGTTCCGCGCTGGCGTTGTGCGCGGGGGCTGTGCTTGTCGCGAACTGGGCCGTGCCGGCCATGCGCAATGCTTCCCCATCCACCACAGCCGGGGATCGGCCCAGCGTCGCTTTGTTCTCGGCCTTGCCCTTGCATGATGTCGCCATGGGCGCCGTTCACGGATTGCCGGCGACGCAGTCGATCGGCCTGCGCTCGCCCTTGCTGCGCGCGCTGGACCTCCATGTCGCCCTGCACCCTCTGGACGCGCTCAGTGACCAGAGCCTGGCTGGGTACGAGGCCGTGCTGCTGGCCCAGCCGCGCGCGATGGCGCCGGAGGAACTGGTCGCGCTGGACCGCTGGGTGCGCGCGGGTGGACGCGCGGTGGTGCTGGCCGATCCGCTATTGCTCTGGCCGGACCCGCGCCCGCTCGTCCATCCCGGGCGGCCGCCGCTCACGAGTCTGCTCGATCCGCTGCTGGCCCATTGGGGCGTGCGACTGGAGGCTGCGGAGTTCACTGCGCAATCCCATGGCGATGGCCATGGGGGCGAGGCGTCGGATCGGCGGAGCCTGGCGTCAGGCGCCTTGCTGCAGGTGGCAGGCGCCTCTCGTTTCGTGGTGCGCGAACCGACAGCCGGCTGCACGCCCGCCGAGCAGGGGTTCATTGCGACCTGTCGATTGGGCAGGGGGCAGGCGTTGCTGGTGGCGGATGCGGACTGGATCGATGACCGCCTCTGGACGCTGGCGTCGCAAGATGGGGCCGACCGCGCGCTGCGTACCAGCGATGCGCCGGACGTTCTCGCGGCGTGGCTGCGCAACGAGCCGCTTTCGATCGGCACTTTCACGAGTTGGGTGAAGGACGAGGCCGCTCTGGTGCGGGGTCTCCGCTTCGCGCTGGCCGCTGCGCTTGTCCTTTCCCTCCTGCTGGCCCTGGTGGTGCGCAATCCCCGCTATTCCCAGCCCATGTTTCGGACAAATACGGGCCATAATGAGAACATAAGAAAAACGGAGGGCATTTCTCCCTAA
- a CDS encoding twin-arginine translocase TatA/TatE family subunit: MGFGSPIHWVVLVLVIVLLFGGGRISSLMGDVAKGIKSFKKGLADDDGDTASAAKPAQRIDRQSAAGESSATREEQKLES, translated from the coding sequence ATGGGTTTCGGTTCCCCGATTCACTGGGTCGTACTGGTGCTGGTGATCGTGCTGCTGTTCGGCGGCGGACGCATCTCCAGCCTGATGGGCGATGTCGCCAAGGGTATTAAGAGCTTCAAGAAGGGCCTTGCGGATGATGACGGCGATACGGCGAGCGCGGCGAAGCCTGCGCAGCGCATCGATCGCCAGTCCGCAGCCGGCGAGAGCAGCGCGACGCGCGAAGAGCAGAAGCTCGAAAGCTGA
- a CDS encoding segregation and condensation protein A: MEPVRHLPGDAILTVSVESWEGPLDLLLALARTQKVDLREISILALVEQYLRFIEEAAELRLELAADYLVMAAWLAYLKSGLLLPKEAQPEPSPEELALRLHLRLQRLEAMREAGARLMARDRLGRDVFPRAAPEGLHRPRAIVWQASLFDIIQAYGQVKARTAPRIHIVHRRPVMTLDEAIERVSRLIGMELDWAELGRFLPETADPQLRRSALASSFVAALELARLGRVELRQEETFAPLYLRAPAVPS, translated from the coding sequence ATGGAGCCTGTCCGCCACCTGCCGGGCGATGCCATCCTCACCGTCTCGGTGGAAAGCTGGGAAGGGCCGCTCGATCTTCTGCTGGCACTGGCGCGGACGCAGAAGGTGGATCTGCGCGAGATTTCCATCCTCGCCCTTGTCGAGCAATATCTGCGTTTCATCGAGGAAGCTGCGGAACTGCGACTGGAACTGGCCGCCGATTATCTGGTGATGGCGGCGTGGCTCGCCTATCTCAAATCCGGCCTGTTGCTGCCCAAGGAAGCGCAGCCCGAGCCCTCGCCCGAGGAACTGGCGCTGCGCCTGCATCTGCGGCTGCAGCGGCTGGAGGCGATGCGCGAGGCGGGCGCCCGCCTGATGGCGCGGGATCGGCTGGGTCGGGACGTTTTCCCCCGCGCGGCGCCCGAGGGGCTGCATCGGCCGCGCGCAATTGTGTGGCAGGCCAGCCTGTTCGACATCATTCAGGCCTATGGGCAGGTGAAGGCGCGGACGGCGCCGCGCATCCACATCGTCCATCGCCGGCCGGTGATGACGCTGGATGAAGCCATTGAGCGGGTGTCCCGCCTGATCGGCATGGAGCTGGACTGGGCCGAGCTGGGCCGGTTCCTCCCCGAAACCGCTGATCCGCAGCTGCGCCGCTCGGCGTTGGCCAGCAGTTTCGTCGCAGCGCTGGAACTGGCGCGGCTGGGGCGCGTCGAACTGCGGCAGGAAGAGACGTTCGCGCCGCTGTACCTGCGCGCGCCGGCAGTGCCGTCATGA
- the tatB gene encoding Sec-independent protein translocase protein TatB yields the protein MFDIASTELLLIAVVAVLVIGPKDLPRALYKFGQIVGKARGMARHFRSGIDAMVREAELEELQKQWAKQNQKIMDETRNTEFSDPASTPALQDHSAPELLGDRDDKVATDDAPSHPGETVEDAGPAHKPDAPAGESMAQSSLPLGTSDEPNGPRTA from the coding sequence ATGTTTGACATTGCGTCCACAGAGCTGCTGCTGATCGCGGTGGTGGCGGTCCTCGTGATCGGCCCCAAGGATCTGCCGCGCGCGCTCTATAAATTCGGTCAGATCGTCGGCAAGGCGCGCGGCATGGCGCGCCATTTCCGCAGCGGCATCGACGCCATGGTGCGCGAAGCCGAGCTTGAGGAACTGCAGAAGCAGTGGGCCAAGCAGAACCAGAAGATCATGGACGAAACCCGCAATACGGAGTTCAGCGATCCGGCGAGCACACCCGCCCTGCAGGATCATAGCGCGCCGGAACTGCTGGGGGATCGTGACGACAAGGTCGCGACCGATGATGCGCCGTCCCATCCCGGTGAGACCGTCGAGGATGCCGGCCCGGCGCACAAGCCCGACGCGCCCGCCGGCGAAAGCATGGCGCAGTCCAGCCTGCCGCTTGGCACCTCCGACGAGCCGAACGGACCGCGTACCGCATGA
- a CDS encoding division/cell wall cluster transcriptional repressor MraZ: MSSAYFMGNGASALDGKGRFALPMSFRSVLNEHSTQPGTMLVRADPTRKYVSLFGSKQLDFFQNKFDEAARIAMTRGEDFDAEMADANFWSTIKTVTIDSGGRFTLPPAFRRLYGITDALFIVGGGRLVQLWSPERFLAENSANLLAIEECETFLDELKAKREER; this comes from the coding sequence GTGTCATCGGCTTATTTCATGGGGAACGGGGCGAGTGCCCTGGACGGCAAGGGGCGCTTCGCGCTGCCGATGTCCTTCCGCTCCGTCCTGAATGAGCACAGCACCCAGCCCGGCACCATGCTTGTTCGGGCCGACCCCACCCGCAAATATGTGTCGCTTTTCGGCAGCAAACAGCTCGATTTCTTTCAGAACAAGTTCGACGAGGCCGCCCGCATCGCCATGACCCGTGGCGAGGATTTCGACGCGGAAATGGCGGACGCGAACTTCTGGAGCACCATCAAGACCGTTACCATCGACTCCGGCGGCAGGTTCACCCTGCCGCCGGCTTTTCGGCGGTTGTACGGCATCACCGACGCGCTCTTCATTGTGGGGGGCGGTCGCCTCGTCCAGCTTTGGAGTCCCGAGCGCTTCCTCGCCGAGAATTCGGCGAACCTGCTTGCCATCGAGGAATGCGAAACCTTCCTCGATGAGCTCAAGGCCAAACGGGAGGAGCGCTGA